The Effusibacillus pohliae DSM 22757 genomic sequence CCGGAAAGAGCAAAAGTTGGCCTTCTTCCTGTTCGTCTGCCTGCTGGGCCTGTTGCAAAGCTTCCCGGATTTCGTTTTCCATACGCTGAATCTCTTGTTTCATCCTTTCTCGTGACATCGCTTTATGTTTCGAAGAATGGGCTTTCAATTCGGAACCGTCGATGCTCACATGTCCCAGCGACACGTATCCCAGATTCATGGCATTCTGAACCACTTGTGTATACAGATCCAGCAACAATTCGATGTTCTCCTTACGAAAGTCGCTGATCGTCCGGAAACCCGGCCTGTGACCGCCGCACAGCCAGTGGAACGGAATATTTTCATCGATAGCCGTACGAATCTTGCGGGATGTGAATGCACCGGTGGCATACCCATAAAACCACAGTTTGGAAAGCAAAGCAGGATGATAGGCTTCCTCTACACGGTTGGAGTGCCGGCTTATAATGGCGGAAAGATCCAATTGATCGACAATGTCGCTCAACGGCCGTGCTAAATGGTCTTCAGGAATCCATTCGCTCAATTACACCGGGACGAGTTCCCCTTATTCCGTGGAGTAAGGTTTAAATTTGGCCATGCCCTTCACATCCTTTACATTCGTTCGCTGGAATTTACCCTAGTTTCCCCTGAAAAAGTCAGGGGTTTTTGGACAAAACAAAAGGAATTGGCTGCCTCGATATGGAATTCGGATGTTGACAATACAACCTATCCACAAGGGGCGAATTCCTTTGTGATAGATGTTCAACATCACCCCTTGGAAATCCTTCCTGAGGTGAGCGAACTTGTTGAAACTTCGTGACCCGCAATTGACTCTCTGGGATCCCTTGCTTCCGGAAGAGGTTCGGAAGCTCCCTGCTGAATTGGCTGTCATCGATCAACTGCTTGACGACGAACGATTCATGCAGCCGTTTCTTCAAAACCATGCGACAAAGATGGA encodes the following:
- a CDS encoding transposase encodes the protein MSEWIPEDHLARPLSDIVDQLDLSAIISRHSNRVEEAYHPALLSKLWFYGYATGAFTSRKIRTAIDENIPFHWLCGGHRPGFRTISDFRKENIELLLDLYTQVVQNAMNLGYVSLGHVSIDGSELKAHSSKHKAMSRERMKQEIQRMENEIREALQQAQQADEQEEGQLLLFPESVNAEVRDRQVRLAKIKEVLKQLEERKPEAESKTPEKD